The Blastocatellia bacterium genome contains the following window.
AGCTGATAGGTCGCGAGAACTCGTTCCGTTTCTGCCTCGGGGTAGACGTGAAACAGAGCGTGATCGCAGCCGGGATAGATGACGCGAATCTTCTCCGCCGGGATCCCGCAGTGATTGACCAGGTCGTTTTTGGTCGAGTGGGAAATGGCGATAATTGTATCGGCGATGTCTCGTGCGAAGGCGATCTTTCGTTGGTGAATGCGAATGTTGGCCGGCGTGTGAAACTGCGGAAAAAGAACGGTGGTGATGTCGAACATGGTGATGATGTTTCTGCCGGGCCGGGCATCCCACTGAAGGACATCGGAGGAGTGAAAGAGATCGAGCCCGCGAAGGTGCGATTCCAGAGAGGTCCCCGTCAGAAGGGTTTCCATCCAGCGCGTGACAGCCTGGAGGGGGAGCGGCAGTTTCCGGGAGAGAAGAAATACCAGTCCCCATGAGCCCTTGCTGAGGAAGTGCACGCGGGGAGGCCCTCCCAGGTCCTGGAGCGAAGGGGACGGCAACCGGGAGACGTTGACGAGGTGATACTCATGATTATGACCGTGAGCGAGCAGGTGGCGGACGAGTTCCCAGGTGTACTTGGGCACTCCGCCCTTTCCCACCGCGAGCGGCGTCACGTCAATGCCAATCCTCATGATCCGATGGCGTCCTCAGCGGGTTCGATCTCGCACCAGAATTCCTGATAGTAAACCTTCGAGGGCCAGAAGCGGAGGAGTCGTCGCACCCATCGGTGGAGCCGGGGGCTGTCGAAAAAGGCCGGCAGGACGGTCGAGAGGTCGGTCGGGATGATTTCCTGGAAGCGGACGATTCGTCCCTGGCTTCGCTCCACAAGCTGGCGCAATTCCGGCTGCGAGAATCCGTGATGCTTGTGCGTGCGATCCAGTTGGTGGTACTCCACAATCCCATAGCGCCAGAGATCTTCGTTGCGCTTGGGAACAGCCACAAGAACATTGCGGGCGACGCGCAGGCAGCGAGAGAGCAGGCGCACCGGATCGTCCACATGCTCCAGTACGTCGTAAAGAATGTAGGTGTCGCTCGGAGGCAGATCAACGGTGAAGGCATCGGCAATCACCAACGTCACTCCATCCGGATAGGCATATCCCTCGTACCGTTGTTGATCAATCCCGATGTAGCTTCCGTTCCAGCCCCGCTCCTTCAAATAAACATAGAGCTGACATGTCCCGCAGCCGAGGTCCACGATATTTCCCCGGTTGTAGGCGAGCGCGAGATCTCCCAGGATCGGATTGACCGCCGTCTTCCAGGGATAATCCCCTTTTTCCGCGATCAGAGGATCACATGTCATCGGGATGATCCTCGCACGACAGCCGTGTAGTATTGTTTGAGCTTCAACCGTTCCCCCGGCTCGATGCACCCGCAGAGGAGACAGGAGACGAGATAGAGGGTTCCTCCCGCCAGGAGAATCAAGGCCAGACGCAACCATGTCGTTGCCTCCGGTGCCGCCACGACAAGAAAAGCCGTCGGTGGCCCGGCGGCAAGAAGAGGCCGGAGCAGGATGCGGCTGATATATTCGCCCGGGCGAATGCCAACGATTTTCCGGTTGACCTGAGCCAGGAACAAAGGAACCTGAATCGCCGCGTTGAGGATCAAGGAGAGAGCCGCTCCGTTGATTCCCCAGCGAGGGATGAGCAGGAGAGCAAATCCCAGGTTCAGCACCGCGCTGAGCGTGGCAAAGAGGGCGGGCAGTTCGGGTCGCCCCACCCCCTCGGCGACCACGCAGGGGAGGGCAGAAAAGGATGCCAGAAAGAACCCGAAGGCCAGCAGGCGAAGAGCCATCTCACTGTGGGCCGCCACATCGGGTCCCATCCA
Protein-coding sequences here:
- a CDS encoding glycosyltransferase family 1 protein; its protein translation is MRIGIDVTPLAVGKGGVPKYTWELVRHLLAHGHNHEYHLVNVSRLPSPSLQDLGGPPRVHFLSKGSWGLVFLLSRKLPLPLQAVTRWMETLLTGTSLESHLRGLDLFHSSDVLQWDARPGRNIITMFDITTVLFPQFHTPANIRIHQRKIAFARDIADTIIAISHSTKNDLVNHCGIPAEKIRVIYPGCDHALFHVYPEAETERVLATYQLRPGYILHVGTLEPRKNIVRLIEAFEIAHRLGTDALLVLVGPPGWLHRPIFHRLERSPLRDKIVIVGAVPEDVLPSFYNGARVFVYPSLYEGFGLPVVEAMACGVPVITSATSSLPEAVGTAGILVPPDQPEEIGRAIHQLYHDDVEWERRRASGIIQSHRFSWEKMAEEVLALYEETVSGGISKRGA
- a CDS encoding class I SAM-dependent methyltransferase — protein: MTCDPLIAEKGDYPWKTAVNPILGDLALAYNRGNIVDLGCGTCQLYVYLKERGWNGSYIGIDQQRYEGYAYPDGVTLVIADAFTVDLPPSDTYILYDVLEHVDDPVRLLSRCLRVARNVLVAVPKRNEDLWRYGIVEYHQLDRTHKHHGFSQPELRQLVERSQGRIVRFQEIIPTDLSTVLPAFFDSPRLHRWVRRLLRFWPSKVYYQEFWCEIEPAEDAIGS